In Myxococcales bacterium, a single genomic region encodes these proteins:
- the moeB gene encoding molybdopterin-synthase adenylyltransferase MoeB codes for MATLSDLVSRARAHVHVVSLEELRRRLEADEALVLVDVREVEELASGMLPGAISIPRGVLELRAPSLLPDRARRIVTYCALGSRSLLAAQTLRDLGYEHVESAEPGFTGWQERGYPIQEHGAQRGGRRLDGAARARYARHLLLPEIGEAGQLRLSDARVLVVGAGGLGSPVALYLAAAGVGTLGVIDADRVEMSNLQRQPLHSTARVGWSKVKSASAALHELNPDVSVEAHEARLTSANVERVVSAFDLVVDGSDNFPTRYLVNDASVWLGKAVVHGSVSRFDGQVTTFLPARAAGRFGLTAGPCYRCLYPEPPAPHLAPNCQEAGVLGVLPGVVGLLQATETLKLLLGIGSSLVGRLMTYDSLGMRFREVRLRPSPECPVCGPAPTITSYVDYEAFCATGG; via the coding sequence ATGGCTACGTTGTCCGACCTCGTCTCTCGCGCCCGCGCCCACGTGCACGTCGTGTCCCTGGAGGAGCTCCGGCGTCGCCTCGAAGCAGACGAGGCGCTCGTTCTCGTCGACGTGAGAGAGGTCGAAGAGCTCGCCAGCGGGATGCTGCCGGGAGCGATCTCGATCCCGCGCGGAGTGCTCGAGCTTCGCGCGCCGTCGCTGCTGCCCGATCGGGCGCGGCGCATCGTCACCTATTGCGCCCTCGGCTCACGCTCGCTCTTGGCGGCGCAGACCTTAAGGGACCTTGGCTACGAGCACGTCGAGAGCGCCGAGCCCGGCTTCACGGGCTGGCAGGAGCGCGGCTACCCGATCCAAGAGCACGGCGCCCAGCGCGGTGGTCGGCGACTCGACGGAGCCGCGCGCGCGCGCTACGCACGCCACCTGCTCTTGCCCGAGATCGGGGAGGCGGGGCAGCTCCGCTTGTCGGACGCGCGAGTCCTGGTCGTCGGAGCCGGGGGCCTCGGCTCACCGGTGGCCCTCTACTTGGCGGCCGCTGGCGTTGGCACGCTCGGGGTCATCGACGCCGACCGCGTCGAGATGTCGAACCTTCAGCGGCAGCCGCTCCACAGCACCGCTCGCGTCGGCTGGTCGAAGGTGAAGAGTGCGAGTGCCGCGCTCCATGAGCTCAACCCCGATGTCTCGGTCGAGGCGCACGAGGCTCGCCTCACGAGCGCCAACGTGGAACGTGTCGTTTCGGCCTTCGACCTGGTCGTGGACGGAAGCGACAACTTCCCGACGCGGTACCTCGTCAACGACGCGAGCGTGTGGCTGGGCAAGGCCGTGGTTCACGGCTCAGTCTCTCGCTTTGATGGCCAGGTGACGACGTTCTTGCCGGCGCGCGCGGCGGGCCGCTTCGGCCTCACTGCGGGGCCTTGTTACCGTTGCCTTTATCCGGAGCCTCCGGCGCCTCACCTCGCACCCAATTGCCAGGAGGCTGGCGTGCTCGGCGTCCTTCCGGGGGTCGTCGGGCTGCTTCAAGCGACGGAGACGCTCAAGCTGCTGTTGGGCATCGGCAGCTCTCTCGTCGGTCGTCTCATGACCTACGACAGTCTCGGCATGCGCTTCCGCGAGGTCCGTCTTCGGCCGTCGCCCGAGTGTCCGGTGTGCGGGCCCGCGCCCACCATCACCTCGTACGTCGACTACGAAGCGTTCTGCGCGACCGGAGGCTAG
- a CDS encoding ribosome-binding factor A, giving the protein MSRRSRSQDSSSKHSSDTLGARIERLNLVLFEELAALVQDELRDPRLADVILCKLELSVDARTARVHYLVRGPDGPGRGARVADGLTRATPFLRARLAEAVDLKRAVDLRFIHQGFVPMSGEP; this is encoded by the coding sequence ATGTCTCGTCGTTCTCGTTCACAAGATTCGTCTAGCAAACATTCATCGGACACCCTCGGCGCCCGCATTGAGCGCCTGAACCTGGTTCTCTTCGAGGAGCTCGCAGCGCTCGTTCAAGACGAGCTCCGCGATCCAAGGCTCGCCGACGTGATCCTTTGCAAACTCGAGCTGTCCGTCGATGCGCGGACGGCTCGGGTTCACTACCTCGTCCGGGGCCCCGACGGCCCCGGTCGCGGCGCGCGCGTGGCCGACGGCCTCACGCGAGCGACCCCGTTCTTGCGGGCTCGCCTCGCTGAGGCCGTCGACCTCAAGCGAGCGGTCGACTTGCGGTTCATCCATCAGGGCTTCGTGCCCATGAGCGGTGAGCCTTGA
- a CDS encoding RtcB family protein has product MSVRVLTDTSHGERVPVLLWTSPEAGDASPETLRQLSRVASMPYVVSHVAAMADAHMASGVAVGTVFATADVVVPGALGGDLGCGMSATRLGSSQGASALDRRTLERLLSRWSATIPVGDATHRGKGCEVPDVLLDGSLSTHALERLRARLAPRHLGTLGGGNHFIELDRDPEDGLWLLVHSGSRGLGAALCAHHRHATSGADPLAALSLQGAAGQAYLSDQEWALAFAAANRARLATLALEAFAEITGSSTACAPPIDVPHNFIRREPWGNDALYIHRKGAAAAPASELALVPGSMGTASYLVRGLGNRDSFASCSHGAGRVMSRREARTRIRPDTLVASMRRIVFPRGNVAALVEEAPGAYRDIRRVLEAQDDLVVPELRLEPLVVLKG; this is encoded by the coding sequence TTGAGCGTCCGCGTCCTCACGGACACAAGTCACGGCGAGCGCGTCCCCGTCCTTCTTTGGACCAGCCCTGAGGCCGGGGACGCCTCGCCGGAGACCTTGCGCCAGCTCTCTCGTGTGGCTTCGATGCCGTATGTCGTGAGCCACGTCGCGGCGATGGCAGACGCCCACATGGCATCTGGCGTCGCCGTCGGGACCGTGTTTGCCACGGCAGACGTCGTTGTGCCCGGTGCGCTGGGCGGCGACCTGGGATGCGGGATGTCGGCGACGCGTCTAGGCAGCTCGCAAGGCGCAAGCGCCCTCGATCGGCGCACCCTCGAGCGGCTCCTCTCTCGTTGGTCTGCAACGATCCCCGTTGGCGACGCCACGCACCGAGGCAAGGGCTGCGAGGTGCCCGACGTGCTGCTCGATGGCAGCCTGTCAACACACGCGCTGGAACGCCTGCGCGCTCGGCTCGCGCCTCGGCACCTGGGCACCTTGGGCGGAGGCAACCACTTCATCGAACTCGATCGCGACCCGGAAGACGGGCTGTGGCTCTTGGTCCACTCGGGCTCGCGCGGTCTGGGGGCCGCGTTGTGCGCCCATCATCGTCATGCGACATCGGGGGCGGATCCGCTCGCCGCGCTCTCGCTGCAAGGCGCTGCGGGCCAAGCTTACCTTTCGGACCAGGAGTGGGCGCTGGCCTTCGCGGCAGCGAATCGCGCCCGCTTGGCCACCTTGGCGCTCGAAGCCTTCGCGGAGATCACGGGAAGCTCGACGGCCTGCGCGCCCCCTATCGACGTACCGCACAACTTCATCCGCCGCGAGCCGTGGGGCAACGATGCGCTCTACATTCATCGAAAGGGAGCCGCCGCGGCACCCGCGAGCGAGCTCGCTCTCGTGCCGGGCTCGATGGGAACCGCTAGCTACCTCGTACGCGGCCTCGGCAATCGCGATTCGTTCGCTTCCTGTTCTCATGGCGCCGGGCGCGTCATGAGCCGCCGCGAGGCGCGGACCCGCATTCGGCCCGATACCCTCGTTGCCAGCATGCGCCGGATCGTCTTCCCCCGAGGCAACGTGGCTGCCCTCGTCGAAGAGGCGCCCGGCGCCTACCGCGACATTCGTCGCGTGCTCGAGGCGCAAGACGACCTCGTGGTTCCAGAGCTCCGGCTGGAGCCGCTGGTCGTCCTCAAGGGGTGA
- a CDS encoding CPBP family intramembrane metalloprotease has protein sequence MDSKQPTSAPTLRMSFLAAALFAIASRLLWANLVALVESMRPGAALDLVTVTGLHAATTLALVLLVARLYARELPLRTLLALRSTGSLVLFTSCLAGATAEVPVAYAERFWAARFPLTESEQAEVSRMISMETTPSKIIVFVCIAVLWPVMFELFFRGALFGRLRLSRDATTSTLSVAAFYALSLGTPRALPSALFLGLATTALRSRSGSTVTALGFHVAFMSAAVIREVRGPSDEALGPRHVAIAASLLVVVLGALFFGLRTDRRVLEARAADDVG, from the coding sequence GTGGACTCGAAACAGCCGACGTCGGCACCCACGCTTCGCATGTCGTTCCTCGCGGCGGCGCTCTTCGCCATCGCCAGCCGCCTGCTTTGGGCCAACCTCGTCGCGCTCGTCGAGTCGATGCGGCCCGGCGCGGCGCTCGATCTCGTCACCGTTACGGGGCTCCACGCCGCGACCACCCTCGCGCTCGTGCTGCTGGTCGCGCGCCTCTACGCGCGCGAGCTACCGCTGAGGACGCTTTTGGCGCTGCGTTCGACGGGCTCGCTGGTCCTCTTTACCTCATGCCTCGCGGGAGCCACCGCCGAGGTGCCGGTGGCCTACGCGGAGCGCTTTTGGGCGGCCCGGTTTCCACTGACCGAGTCGGAGCAGGCGGAAGTGAGCCGCATGATCTCGATGGAGACGACGCCGTCGAAGATCATCGTGTTCGTGTGCATCGCCGTCCTTTGGCCCGTGATGTTCGAGCTCTTCTTCCGCGGCGCCCTCTTCGGTCGCCTTCGCCTCTCGCGCGATGCCACCACCTCGACGCTCTCCGTCGCCGCCTTCTACGCGCTCTCATTGGGCACGCCGCGGGCGCTGCCGTCGGCGCTCTTTCTCGGTCTCGCCACGACGGCCCTTCGCTCCCGCAGCGGCTCGACAGTGACGGCCCTGGGCTTTCACGTGGCCTTTATGAGCGCCGCCGTGATCCGCGAGGTGAGGGGACCTTCCGACGAGGCGCTCGGCCCGCGCCACGTGGCCATCGCCGCGTCGCTCCTCGTGGTGGTGCTAGGAGCGCTCTTCTTCGGCCTCCGGACTGACAGGCGTGTGCTCGAAGCGCGAGCGGCCGACGATGTCGGCTAG
- the nadB gene encoding L-aspartate oxidase, which produces MITCDFLVIGSGVAGLSFALDAAAHGDVVIVSKRAADESNTKYAQGGVAAVLSPGDTFEAHIQDTIVAGAGLNHERAVDVCVREGPARIKALQAIGARLDKSHDAGPAHAEFDLHLEGGHSARRIAHAGDMTGREVERALLEAVRAKPNVRILEEHMAVDLITLAKFGGPEVCSGAYVLDVAGGRVQTIVARATILASGGAGKVYLYTTNPDVATGDGLAMAYRAGAEIANMEFYQFHPTCLFHPQAKSFLISEALRGEGAILRRTDGTPFMTAHHPQAELAPRDIVARAIDFEMKRTGAEHVLLDITDKKASFIKERFPGIYAECLRFGVDITTQPIPVVPAAHYQCGGVTTDLEGRTTIPGLWAIGETAHTGLHGANRLASNSLLEGLVFGHRAATALAGSLTKGTPWPSVPEWDVGQAGTSDEAVVITQNWDEVRRLMWNYVGIVRSDKRLKRAERRIALLQEEIVEYYWRYFITRDFLELRNIAQVAQLIVECASARRESRGLHYTIDCPALDPKLARDTVLKRGVGAHLRG; this is translated from the coding sequence ATGATCACCTGCGACTTCCTCGTTATCGGCAGCGGCGTTGCGGGCTTGTCGTTCGCCCTCGACGCTGCGGCTCATGGCGACGTGGTGATCGTCAGCAAGCGCGCCGCCGACGAATCGAACACGAAGTACGCGCAGGGCGGCGTGGCCGCGGTCTTGAGCCCCGGCGACACCTTTGAGGCGCACATCCAAGACACCATCGTCGCCGGCGCCGGCCTGAACCACGAGCGCGCCGTCGACGTGTGCGTTCGGGAGGGGCCGGCCCGCATCAAGGCCCTCCAGGCCATCGGCGCCCGCCTCGACAAGAGCCACGACGCGGGCCCCGCACACGCCGAGTTCGACCTGCACCTCGAGGGCGGTCACAGCGCAAGGCGCATCGCCCACGCCGGCGACATGACTGGCCGCGAGGTCGAGCGAGCGCTCCTCGAAGCTGTCCGCGCGAAGCCCAACGTCCGCATTCTCGAAGAGCACATGGCCGTCGACCTCATCACGCTCGCCAAGTTCGGCGGGCCCGAGGTCTGCTCCGGCGCGTACGTGCTCGACGTCGCCGGCGGTCGCGTGCAGACCATCGTCGCGCGGGCGACGATCCTCGCGAGCGGCGGCGCCGGAAAGGTCTACCTCTACACGACGAACCCCGACGTCGCGACGGGCGACGGCCTCGCCATGGCGTACCGCGCGGGCGCCGAGATCGCCAACATGGAATTCTACCAATTCCATCCGACGTGCCTCTTTCACCCGCAAGCCAAGAGCTTCCTCATCTCCGAGGCGTTGCGCGGCGAAGGCGCGATCTTGCGCCGCACCGACGGCACGCCCTTCATGACGGCGCACCACCCGCAGGCCGAGCTCGCGCCGCGCGACATCGTGGCCCGCGCCATCGACTTCGAGATGAAGCGCACCGGCGCCGAGCACGTGCTCCTCGACATCACCGACAAGAAGGCGTCATTCATCAAGGAGCGCTTCCCGGGCATCTACGCCGAGTGCCTCCGCTTCGGCGTCGACATCACGACGCAGCCGATCCCCGTGGTGCCGGCGGCCCACTACCAGTGCGGTGGCGTCACGACGGATCTTGAGGGCCGCACCACGATCCCGGGCCTCTGGGCCATCGGAGAGACGGCGCACACGGGCCTTCACGGCGCCAATCGACTCGCTTCGAATTCGCTCCTCGAGGGCCTCGTCTTCGGGCATCGAGCTGCGACGGCGCTGGCCGGCTCGCTCACGAAGGGGACTCCCTGGCCCTCGGTCCCCGAGTGGGACGTGGGGCAGGCAGGGACCTCCGACGAGGCCGTTGTCATCACGCAGAACTGGGATGAGGTTCGTCGCCTCATGTGGAACTACGTCGGCATCGTGCGCAGCGACAAGCGCCTCAAACGCGCCGAGCGCCGCATCGCGCTCCTGCAGGAGGAGATCGTCGAGTATTACTGGCGCTACTTCATCACGCGCGATTTTCTCGAGCTTCGGAACATCGCGCAGGTGGCGCAGCTCATCGTCGAGTGCGCGTCGGCCCGCCGCGAGAGTCGGGGCCTCCACTACACCATCGATTGCCCCGCGCTCGACCCGAAGCTTGCGCGCGACACGGTGCTGAAGCGCGGCGTCGGCGCGCACCTCCGGGGCTAG
- a CDS encoding electron transfer flavoprotein subunit beta/FixA family protein, which yields MKILVPLKAVNDPDNANTIKFSGGKVDASHLKLRPNPFDEYALETALRLTENGAAPKARIGEVVVVAFGPKAIDPLLQPGALATGADRAIRVDATDDALDGDVVARALKALVDKEKPDLVLLGKQTVDGDSNQVGQILAELLGWPQATFAGTIKSEGDKALLVGREVDGGTMTLKLTLPAVVTVDLRIVAPKSVQSMHSAAGFTYTYDGVRFAPLPAIMAAKKKPFSEMKLAELAPDATTKIRYGAFEPPPARKAGVKVASVPELVQKLRTEAKVV from the coding sequence GTGAAGATTCTCGTCCCCCTCAAGGCCGTCAATGATCCCGACAACGCGAACACCATCAAGTTCAGCGGTGGCAAGGTCGACGCCTCGCACCTGAAGCTCCGGCCCAATCCCTTCGACGAATACGCCCTCGAGACGGCGCTCCGCCTGACCGAGAACGGCGCGGCCCCCAAGGCTCGCATCGGCGAGGTCGTGGTTGTCGCGTTCGGCCCCAAGGCCATCGACCCGCTCCTGCAACCGGGCGCCCTGGCGACCGGCGCCGACCGCGCGATCCGCGTCGACGCGACCGACGACGCCCTCGATGGCGACGTCGTGGCGCGCGCCCTCAAGGCGCTCGTCGACAAGGAGAAGCCGGATCTGGTCCTCCTCGGCAAGCAAACCGTCGACGGCGACTCGAACCAAGTCGGTCAGATCCTCGCGGAGCTGCTCGGGTGGCCTCAAGCCACCTTCGCCGGCACCATCAAGAGCGAAGGCGACAAGGCGCTCCTCGTGGGTCGCGAAGTCGACGGCGGCACCATGACGCTGAAGCTCACGCTTCCTGCCGTCGTCACCGTCGATCTCCGCATCGTCGCGCCGAAGAGCGTCCAGTCGATGCACTCGGCGGCGGGCTTCACGTACACGTACGATGGCGTTCGCTTCGCTCCCCTCCCCGCCATCATGGCGGCGAAGAAGAAGCCCTTCTCCGAAATGAAGCTCGCCGAGCTCGCGCCCGACGCGACCACGAAGATTCGCTACGGCGCCTTCGAGCCGCCGCCGGCTCGCAAAGCCGGCGTCAAGGTGGCGAGCGTCCCCGAGCTGGTCCAAAAGCTCCGCACGGAAGCGAAGGTGGTCTGA
- a CDS encoding electron transfer flavoprotein subunit alpha/FixB family protein: MKNILVVAELENGKVRKSPHSAIAFARQAGGTFSVLVAGAGAAAAAAELAAFGAQKLLVADSAELAQPICERFAPVIASAAKGFDVIVITASSFGKDIAPRVAAKLGAGYAPDVAGVKADGDKLVYKRPMFAGNAFGYAEVTTPVQVVSVRQSEFAAAEPSGGTSPTEAIAVAPADAAAARVEFVSLDAAKRERPDLGEAKVIVSGGRALKEKFAAVLEPLADQLGAAIGASRAACDAGYAPAELQVGQTGRIVAPALYLAIGISGAIQHLAGMKGSKTIVAINKDASAPIFQVADYGLVADLFTAVPELVTELKK; the protein is encoded by the coding sequence ATGAAGAACATTCTCGTCGTGGCCGAGCTCGAAAACGGCAAGGTCCGCAAGTCCCCTCACAGCGCCATCGCCTTTGCGCGGCAGGCCGGAGGCACCTTCTCGGTGCTCGTTGCCGGTGCTGGCGCGGCCGCCGCCGCCGCCGAGCTCGCGGCCTTCGGCGCGCAGAAGCTCCTCGTCGCCGACAGCGCCGAGCTGGCTCAACCCATCTGCGAGCGCTTCGCGCCCGTCATCGCGTCCGCCGCGAAGGGCTTCGACGTCATCGTCATAACGGCCAGCTCCTTTGGCAAAGACATCGCGCCGCGCGTCGCGGCCAAGCTCGGTGCCGGGTACGCGCCCGACGTCGCCGGCGTAAAGGCCGATGGCGACAAGCTCGTCTACAAGCGGCCGATGTTCGCCGGCAACGCCTTCGGCTACGCCGAGGTCACGACGCCAGTGCAGGTCGTTAGCGTTCGTCAGAGCGAGTTCGCGGCGGCCGAGCCCTCCGGCGGAACGTCGCCCACGGAGGCCATTGCCGTGGCCCCCGCCGACGCCGCCGCGGCGCGCGTCGAGTTCGTGTCGCTCGACGCGGCCAAGCGCGAGCGCCCCGACCTTGGCGAAGCCAAGGTCATCGTCTCCGGCGGGCGCGCCCTCAAAGAGAAGTTCGCGGCGGTCTTGGAGCCGCTCGCCGACCAGCTCGGCGCAGCCATCGGCGCGAGCCGCGCGGCCTGCGACGCCGGCTACGCTCCGGCGGAGCTGCAAGTCGGCCAGACGGGACGCATCGTAGCGCCGGCGCTCTACCTCGCCATCGGCATCTCCGGCGCCATTCAGCACCTCGCCGGCATGAAGGGCTCGAAGACCATCGTCGCCATCAACAAGGACGCGAGCGCGCCCATCTTCCAGGTCGCTGACTACGGGCTCGTGGCTGATCTCTTCACGGCCGTCCCCGAGCTGGTCACCGAGCTCAAGAAGTAG
- the dnaX gene encoding DNA polymerase III subunit gamma/tau has translation MSYLVLARKYRPQSFEDLVGQEHVAKTLANAIAQGRVAHAFLFTGVRGVGKTTSARLLAKCLSCLGADGKATGPTATPCQTCAACTEIAAGNDMDVQEIDGASYNGVDEVRRLQEGLAFRPARDRYKIYIVDEVHMLSNAAWNAFLKTLEEPPPHVKFIFATTEVHKVPVTILSRCQRYDFKLLATQTIKKRLSHVLGLEKIEADEAAVSILAREAAGSMRDAMSLLDQVIAFSGDKLTAEDVARVLGFAERRVIHDLAASLVRGETLAALKVIDAVAEQGFDIAHTARDLLRHLRDLVVARVGGEGSRELLDLADEEVRDVVALANGAELDDLTRLYQGFSRGFDDVVRSGQPKAALEMLLVRLSRRPPLLPLDELLVRVAELEKRLTGPAAPAPRGGGAGGGGARATSITSEPRGQERASADFVAPSPVELVPDARAARPVSMDTPRATAQSMRPSVRRPSTAPEPWDTPYPGSEGSLALDVSRQPAPPQQQPVADQPAPSVRPTVDETLAPLVHTVSEEDFATYRTIVDRIREKKPGFAALFEGAVVLAIGKEQLRLAYEANSFLADQVSDTEGLDLLTREVRAHFGAATSVEIEKTTKSLAGQATLSAVNAQKERARLLAARERVLAHPLVKEAVRLFDAKAEVRLPPEEA, from the coding sequence GTGAGTTATCTCGTCCTCGCACGTAAGTACCGGCCGCAGTCTTTCGAGGACTTGGTCGGCCAAGAGCACGTCGCCAAGACCCTCGCCAACGCTATCGCCCAGGGGCGCGTGGCGCACGCGTTCCTCTTCACGGGGGTCCGCGGCGTGGGCAAGACGACGAGCGCGCGACTCCTCGCGAAGTGCCTGAGCTGCCTCGGCGCCGACGGCAAGGCCACAGGCCCGACGGCGACGCCCTGCCAGACGTGCGCCGCCTGCACCGAGATCGCGGCCGGCAACGACATGGACGTGCAGGAGATCGACGGCGCCAGCTACAACGGCGTCGACGAGGTGCGGCGCCTGCAAGAGGGCCTCGCCTTCCGCCCGGCGCGCGATCGCTACAAGATCTACATCGTCGACGAAGTGCACATGCTCTCGAACGCGGCTTGGAACGCGTTTCTGAAGACCCTCGAGGAGCCGCCGCCGCACGTGAAGTTCATCTTCGCGACGACCGAGGTCCACAAGGTCCCCGTCACCATCCTGAGCCGCTGTCAGCGCTACGACTTCAAGCTGCTGGCCACGCAGACCATCAAGAAGCGCCTCTCACACGTCCTCGGCCTCGAGAAGATCGAAGCCGACGAGGCGGCCGTGTCGATCCTCGCGCGCGAGGCCGCCGGCTCGATGCGCGACGCCATGAGCCTGCTCGATCAGGTCATCGCCTTCAGCGGCGACAAGCTCACAGCGGAGGACGTGGCCCGCGTCTTGGGCTTCGCGGAGCGCCGCGTGATCCACGATCTCGCCGCGTCGCTTGTGCGTGGAGAGACGCTCGCGGCCCTCAAGGTCATCGACGCCGTCGCCGAGCAAGGCTTCGACATCGCCCACACGGCGCGCGATCTCTTGCGCCACCTGCGCGACCTCGTCGTCGCGCGCGTCGGCGGCGAAGGCTCTCGCGAGCTGCTCGATCTCGCCGACGAGGAGGTCCGCGACGTCGTCGCCCTGGCCAACGGCGCCGAGCTCGACGACCTCACACGCCTTTATCAAGGGTTCTCGCGCGGCTTCGACGACGTTGTTCGCAGCGGCCAACCGAAGGCCGCCCTCGAGATGCTCCTTGTGCGCCTCTCGAGGCGCCCTCCTCTCTTGCCCCTCGACGAGCTCCTCGTGCGCGTCGCCGAGCTCGAGAAGCGCCTCACCGGCCCTGCGGCGCCGGCTCCGCGCGGCGGTGGCGCTGGCGGCGGCGGCGCCCGCGCGACCTCGATCACCAGCGAGCCGCGCGGTCAGGAGCGCGCAAGCGCAGACTTCGTAGCGCCATCGCCGGTCGAGCTTGTGCCCGACGCGCGCGCGGCTCGCCCCGTCAGCATGGACACCCCGCGGGCAACCGCCCAGTCGATGCGCCCTTCCGTCCGGCGACCGTCGACGGCGCCAGAACCCTGGGACACGCCCTATCCGGGCTCCGAGGGCTCGCTCGCCCTCGACGTCTCGCGGCAGCCGGCGCCCCCGCAACAGCAGCCGGTGGCCGACCAGCCCGCGCCATCGGTGAGGCCGACCGTCGACGAGACGCTCGCGCCGCTCGTTCACACGGTCTCGGAGGAAGACTTCGCGACCTACCGAACGATCGTCGATCGCATCCGCGAGAAGAAGCCCGGCTTCGCAGCACTCTTTGAGGGCGCCGTTGTCTTGGCCATCGGCAAGGAGCAGCTTCGCCTGGCCTACGAAGCCAACTCGTTTCTCGCTGACCAAGTCAGCGATACGGAGGGCCTCGACCTTTTGACGCGCGAGGTGCGAGCGCACTTCGGCGCGGCGACGAGCGTCGAGATCGAGAAGACGACCAAGAGCCTCGCAGGCCAGGCCACGCTCTCCGCCGTGAACGCACAGAAGGAGCGGGCGCGTCTCCTGGCGGCGCGTGAGCGCGTGCTCGCGCATCCGCTCGTCAAAGAGGCCGTGCGCTTGTTCGACGCGAAGGCCGAGGTGCGACTCCCGCCGGAAGAGGCCTAA
- a CDS encoding YbaB/EbfC family nucleoid-associated protein — protein sequence MQFRGGMNELMRQAARMQRKLDEAKKAVADKELTATSVGDKVKATVTYGKKVVKVEIDPDFLKAEGIDMALDGVCAAINAGLELAEKAMEAEVEKITGGVKLPGMT from the coding sequence ATGCAGTTTCGCGGTGGAATGAACGAGCTGATGCGCCAAGCGGCGCGAATGCAACGCAAGCTCGACGAGGCCAAGAAGGCCGTCGCCGACAAGGAGCTCACGGCCACGTCCGTTGGCGACAAGGTCAAGGCGACGGTCACCTACGGCAAGAAGGTCGTGAAGGTCGAGATCGACCCCGACTTCCTGAAGGCCGAAGGCATCGACATGGCGCTCGACGGGGTCTGCGCCGCCATCAACGCCGGCCTCGAGCTGGCCGAGAAGGCCATGGAAGCCGAGGTCGAGAAGATCACCGGCGGAGTGAAGCTGCCCGGAATGACCTGA
- the recR gene encoding recombination protein RecR has protein sequence MLPARTRRLQSLLARLPGVGEKTAQRYVLFLLTAHPELAAGLAAELGELREHIGPCERCGNIAEVEAGRAICGVCRDNKRDASVLCVVARVHDLLSIERAGTMRGRYFVLGKLLSPLEGIGPDELPTEKLLTRIREDGVKELILATPPSVDGEATALFLKRELANLAVSVSRIASGVPHGGDLEFADPITMGRALAGRQKM, from the coding sequence ATGCTCCCCGCGCGGACGCGGCGCCTCCAAAGCCTGCTCGCGCGGCTGCCTGGCGTCGGAGAAAAGACGGCGCAGCGCTACGTGCTCTTCCTGCTCACGGCCCATCCGGAGCTTGCGGCGGGACTCGCCGCCGAGCTGGGGGAGCTGCGCGAGCACATTGGCCCCTGCGAGCGCTGCGGAAACATCGCCGAGGTCGAGGCAGGGCGCGCCATCTGCGGCGTTTGCCGCGACAACAAGCGTGACGCGTCGGTGCTTTGCGTCGTCGCCCGCGTGCATGATCTCCTGTCCATCGAGCGCGCCGGCACGATGCGCGGCCGTTACTTCGTTCTCGGCAAGTTGCTCTCACCGCTCGAAGGCATCGGTCCCGACGAATTGCCGACGGAGAAGCTCTTGACGCGCATCCGCGAGGACGGCGTGAAGGAGCTCATCTTGGCGACGCCACCGAGCGTCGACGGCGAGGCCACGGCGCTCTTCTTGAAGCGCGAGCTCGCGAACCTCGCCGTCAGCGTCTCGCGCATCGCGAGCGGTGTGCCCCACGGCGGCGACCTCGAGTTCGCCGATCCGATCACGATGGGTCGCGCGCTGGCGGGCCGACAGAAGATGTAG